In Spinacia oleracea cultivar Varoflay chromosome 5, BTI_SOV_V1, whole genome shotgun sequence, a single window of DNA contains:
- the LOC130460618 gene encoding LOW QUALITY PROTEIN: uncharacterized protein (The sequence of the model RefSeq protein was modified relative to this genomic sequence to represent the inferred CDS: inserted 3 bases in 2 codons), which yields MSSGTIHFPAILVTVTCNSRRCVRTPLSGRERKDFSEQPPRFQTQESTFPYEHSMGRLRVRRGSLLCLHTRLPFSESSAGPPITSLRPERFIAXKRPGRRLPKREAQRMSDAKPRTSLRSYWHTLLKKKEQTPLKTRVRYNKAISVHRPSHEAVRGRYRSYSSQPASXVSLPLQRMEVWM from the exons ATGTCGTCGGGTACTATTCACTTCCCCGCCATTCTTGTAACCGTCACCTGTAATTCGCGCAGGTGTGTCCGCACCCCCCTGAGTGGACGAGAAAGAAAGGATTTCTCGGAGCAACCCCCCAGGTTCCAGACCCAGGAGTCAACTTTCCCGTATGAGCATTCG ATGGGTCGTCTGAGGGTTCGCCGCGGTTCATTGCTGTGCTTACACACTAGGCTACCCTTCTCCGAAAGCTCCGCAGGACCACCTATCACTAGTCTTCGGCCGGAGAGGTTTATTG CAAAAAGGCCGGGACGCAGGCTCCCGAAGAGGGAAGCCCAACGAATGTCAGATGCAAAGCCCCGCACCTCATTAAGATCATATTGGCATACTctcctaaaaaaaaaagagcagaCCCCATTGAAGACGAGAGTGAGGTACAACAAGGCCATTTCTGTCCACCGCCCTTCTCACGAAGCCGTACGTGGACGTTACCGCTCATACAGCTCCCAGCCAGCAAG AGTTAGCCTTCCTCTACAAAGAATGGAAGTGTGGATG